Within Takifugu rubripes chromosome 20, fTakRub1.2, whole genome shotgun sequence, the genomic segment TTTTTCAGTAAAATAGGTTTGGACAAAAAGTAAAGGTCGGGATGATCGCGTTTCTGACACAATAAAATCGGTAACTCTAAGGACACGTAACTTTAAAATGATGTTTCAGTATTCACACGGACTCCTTCAAAAGACGGACTAAAGACCCGGAAGTACATGTGGATTTCCGCTCGTTTGTATAGCGCACTATTCCGCGGTGTTTTCCGACAATGTCTTCAATATTAAACGCATTGTCTAGTGATTCTTATATTGATATCAGTCAATATAGAGATCAACATTTTAAGGTAAGTGGTCAAGTAAACCCAAATATCAGAAAATTAAAAAGTGCAAGACTATATTTGATCGCTTCCGTTCAACAAATGGTAGCAAACAACGTTCGGCCCACATGCTGTTTAatgatcagatttttttttaactaattaTGAAGTGCTTAAGAATTATATGATGATTGATGTAAGTATGGCTTTTATAACGTTACCTCAGGTCACTTGACTTGATAACAGACAATGTTGTGTAGACGGAAAATTATAcctcaattttaaaaaagttaCATATGTTTAAAACGACAACTGATCAATTTGTCGTCCAGTAATTCATAAACTTAATGCTCTCTCTATAAAAATACTCGCGTAAAGTTTGCAGTTTATTTCCTCCTTAACTCTGCTTTAGGGAAATGAATTGATTTGTAATACTTTTCGTGTGTTCAGGGAAAATGCTCCGAACAAGAGAAACTACTGAAATCAACACACACTTTATATGTAGGAAATCTTTCCTTTTATACGACTGAGGAGCAGGTAGGATTCCTTTAGGTCCATTTAATCTTCTTTCTAAATACAAGATCGATCAGTTTTGTTTACAATATCAGATGTCTGTCAGTTTGACATTAAGTCATTTTGTATCTTTTTCTTTACTGGCATCTAGGTGCATGAGTTGTTTTCAAAAAGTGGCGACGTAAAGCGAATCATCATTGGTCTGGATAAAGTCAAGAAGACAGCctgtgggttttgttttgtagAGTATCCTCTTTTTCAATATATGTCAAGAAAATCTGATGCATGCAGAATGAGAGTTTGTGCTATAGCATGAGGTGTGCGTGTTATGAAAGTTGAAAAGTCTTTGTCAGTCCCTAACCCCTGGTGTACCAGATATTACACGCGAGCCGGTGCAGAAAATGCCATGCGCTTCATTAATGGCACACGGCTCGATGATCGGATCATCAGAACAGACTGGGATGCTGGTTTCAAGGAAGGACGGCAGTATGGTCGTGGCAAATCTGGGGGTCAGGTAAGAAGTAGgttttttccattatttttttttagcagtgtTCCACAACTAATATTGTCCTTGGTGAGTTATGCGTATGTTTATGTGATGGGGAACTCTAAATGCACCAGAGACGTTAAAGTGTGAACTCCGTTTATCCATAGAGTAGTGCTGACATTTTTACAAGTATTTGGGGGATTAAATCTGACCATATCGTTTATAACCGGTTCCTGTGAGGGAATGTGAGAACGTGATAAACATACTAACAGGAATATTGCTCTTACTCCCTAAAATACGACATCAGAATTATATCAACACGTGTTTAACAGAGGTCTTTACAGAGCTCGGTGATGTGGCATTTATAAAACTGTAAGTGCTTTCTTGTGCTCATAGAAACATTTATAAGaataatcagcattttcttgGTTGTAGTTTTTGTTAGCTGCAGTCTGTCACTGTTGTATTTAActgtttgctgctgtgttttctgtgattGTGTTACTGGTGTAGGTGAGAGATGAGTACAGGCAGGACTACGACCCTGCGCGGGGTGGATACGGTAAACTGGCTCAGCAGCATCGATCCACAGAAGCACGGAACAGTTTTTAGGCAGAGCTTCACGTCTGCGTGGCCGACGGCGCCGAGGGAGCTCAGCCGTTCTACATCAGTGCTCCAGCCTGCTGCCACACATTTTGTTGCTcaactgtgtttttttccctttttttttttttttcagtccacCTTTCCAACTGTTTGGCTGGTGGGATGAAATGTAACATCGTAGTTATGATTTTCCTTCTAAATGTCACGTGAGAATAGTTTGGAACAGATTgtaacaaatgttttatttgactttaaatCAAATTCATGTCCCTGCATTGTATATACTTTTGGaataaatcttttttctttcttatggTCTGATGTGGAGCGTACATATATTTGTAATGGTCAGTTCTGCTGAACAGTGCCAAAATTTATATTTGTAGTGGACTATGTAGGTTTTTAGGGTTGCGTTACCCTGTCTAAAATTAGGGTCGTTGGTTTGTGTCCCTAAAATTctcaggttgt encodes:
- the ncbp2 gene encoding nuclear cap-binding protein subunit 2 codes for the protein MSSILNALSSDSYIDISQYRDQHFKGKCSEQEKLLKSTHTLYVGNLSFYTTEEQVHELFSKSGDVKRIIIGLDKVKKTACGFCFVEYYTRAGAENAMRFINGTRLDDRIIRTDWDAGFKEGRQYGRGKSGGQVRDEYRQDYDPARGGYGKLAQQHRSTEARNSF